In the genome of Manis javanica isolate MJ-LG chromosome 17, MJ_LKY, whole genome shotgun sequence, one region contains:
- the LOC140847044 gene encoding uncharacterized protein, with translation MTSLYLLTLLLTLETPTQGVLRWGILSAFPKPMPVRFNAAVFPRFFTTNSSMNLPYLEKDTLTAPLGENRSFLTNGSLCFTTQNLAGCISLKRRKYGWFSDIILEASGLPVMSAKFEGPNKEGSPPYKNMTIHQMVLWINGTFVHSPRNNSTDRPRQPKYASHCVGDYEGELWPWTDCQSTVVTWATERQEFTISPDMEGRPANEAWWPVKVLEGEFRQQLSMNPFHKWMLCGVNGSCTNLSPFSALQGGGIGVKNITFWCENNHTRAHWNMTMTHNNENYTCSAKSGPESPNSLFPPSPVCVYPPFLFILSNSSFDSCSNEICFLSQCWDARNFTNALVVRIPRWVPVPVDAPNTMTLFRERCDFGITATIVLLISATAVAATAAGIALDTSIKSATELNNLAASVASALDQQSTLDGKLKGGIMILNQRIDLVEEQMEVLWQMAQLGCERKYRALCITSIQYENFTRAANLSRDLSQYLSGNWSQDFDGTLEELRREIIHINSTRLDISVAEGLSSWFLRALSHIKEWAGMAGMGVFLLGSLMLLLWLLCRLRNQHKQDKVILAQALMAIDVGASPQVWLNMLKKEAQL, from the coding sequence atgacttcgctgtacctcctgaccctgctcctgacactggagaccccgactcagggagtattgagatggggaatcctgtctgcctttcctaagcctatgcctgtccgtttcaatgcagccgtttttccccgctttttcaccaccaactctagtatgaacttgccctacctagaaaaggacaccctaacagccccgttgggagaaaaccgatccttcttaactaatgggtcattatgcttcaccactcagaatctagctggctgtatctccctgaaacggaggaaatacggatggttcagtgacataattctagaggccagtggcctccccgttatgtcagctaaatttgaagggcctaataaggaagggagcccgccctataagaacatgactatccaccagatggttctctggatcaatggcacatttgtacactctcccaggaacaattccaccgacaggcctcgtcaacccaaatatgcctcccattgtgtgggcgactatgagggagagctgtggccctggactgactgtcagtcaactgtagtaacgtgggcaactgagaggcaggagtttaccatctccccagatatggagggacggccagccaatgaggcttggtggccagtaaaggtgctcgaaggcgagtttcgtcagcagctgagcatgaaccccttccataaatggatgctgtgtggagtcaatggctcgtgtaccaacctctcccccttttccgccctccagggtgggggaataggtgtaaaaaatatcaccttttggtgcgagaacaaccacacgcgcgcacactggaacatgaccatgacccataacaacgagaactacacgtgttcagcaaaatcaggtccagagtcacctaattccctttttccaccttctccagtatgcgtataccccccatttctgtttatcttatccaatagtagctttgactcctgctccaatgaaatctgctttctgtctcagtgttgggatgcgcgtaactttaccaatgctttggtagtccgcatcccccgttgggtccctgttcccgtagacgcccctaacaccatgactctgtttcgagaaaggtgCGATTTCGGCATTACAGCcaccatagtgctcctgatctccgcgaccgcggtcgcagccaccgccgctggtatagctttagacacctccatcaaatcggctacagagctcaataaccttgcagcctcagtagcttctgccctggaccaacagtccacacttgatggcaaactgaaaggaggaataatgatcctcaatcaacgcatagatctcgtggaggaacaaatggaggtgctctggcaaatggcccaattgggatgtgagcggaaatatcgtgccctctgcatcactagcattcaatatgaaaattttacacgggcagctaatctgtcacgagacctgtcccagtatctttcaggaaactggtcccaagacttcgatgggacactagaagaactgcggcgagaaattatccacatcaactccacccgtctagatatctccgtagcggaaggactctcttcctggttcctcagagctctctcccacatcaaggagtgggcgggcatggctgggatgggcgtgttcctgcttggaagtctcatgctcttactctggttgttatgcagactgcgcaaccaacataagcaggacaaggtgatccttgctcaagccctaatggcgatagacgttggcgcctctccccaagtgtggctcaatatgcttaagaaggaagctcagctttag